From the genome of Rarobacter incanus, one region includes:
- the pta gene encoding phosphate acetyltransferase, with product MSTTRSIYITSPEGDTGKGALAYGVVDLLAREVERVGVFRPVARTKHATPGAPQDRDYVLDLLLAHDGVNLTAEQATGVNYEDVHADPEMALSQIVTKYHEIESQCDVVVIVGSDYTDVAGPTELSFNAQIATNLSAPVLLVVSGQGRSNDEIQQLIDVSAGVLSTHHASLVGAVVNKALPDEAASLRTTLHAGNSPVWVLPDNSLLSAPTVQQLVDAVKGELVSGDKELLNREALDVIIGAMNIDHLIGRLTDGGVVITPGDRSDILLGLLVAHSAANFPSLAGIILNGGFEPPALIERLVRDLNLNIPIIKTSYGTFKSANLTAAVRGRVSNDSQRKKDLALNLFEQFVDGRALLDSLAVERPPVVTPLMFEYDLLSKARAERKRIVLPEGGDDRILRAASTLLQRQVADLIILGNETQIRGRAADLGLDLSAATFIDPTTSPLLEEFASVYTELRKHKGMTVDRAREIVPDVSYFGTLMVHLGYADGMVSGAAHTTAHTIKPSFEIIKTVPGTSVVSSVFLMCLADRVLAYGDCAVNPDPTAEQLADIAISSAATAKQFGIEPRIAMLSYSTGESGHGADVDKVRAATELVKERRPDLSVEGPIQYDAAVDASVAASKMPGSDVAGRATVFVFPDLNTGNNTYKAVQRSSGAIAIGPVLQGLRKPVNDLSRGALVQDIVNTVAITAIQAQSSRSNQS from the coding sequence GTGAGCACCACTCGCAGCATTTACATCACATCACCCGAGGGTGACACCGGCAAGGGCGCCCTGGCCTATGGTGTCGTCGACCTACTCGCCCGCGAGGTGGAACGCGTGGGCGTGTTCCGCCCCGTAGCTCGCACCAAGCATGCGACACCCGGCGCGCCCCAGGACCGCGACTACGTTCTGGACCTGCTTTTGGCCCACGACGGCGTCAATCTGACCGCCGAACAGGCGACCGGCGTCAACTACGAAGACGTCCACGCCGACCCAGAAATGGCGCTGTCGCAGATAGTCACCAAGTACCACGAGATCGAGAGCCAGTGCGACGTCGTTGTCATTGTCGGCTCCGACTACACCGACGTGGCGGGTCCAACCGAGCTCTCCTTCAACGCCCAGATCGCCACGAACCTCAGCGCGCCCGTGCTTTTGGTGGTTTCGGGACAGGGCCGCAGCAACGACGAGATCCAGCAGCTCATTGACGTATCGGCCGGCGTGCTTTCGACCCATCACGCGTCGTTGGTGGGCGCCGTCGTGAACAAGGCATTGCCCGACGAGGCCGCCTCGCTGCGCACCACCTTGCACGCGGGGAACAGCCCCGTGTGGGTGCTGCCGGACAACTCGCTGCTGTCCGCGCCCACGGTCCAGCAACTGGTCGATGCCGTCAAGGGCGAGCTGGTTTCTGGCGATAAGGAACTGCTCAACCGCGAGGCCCTCGACGTCATCATCGGCGCCATGAACATCGACCACCTGATCGGCCGCCTCACGGACGGTGGTGTCGTTATCACCCCCGGGGACCGCTCCGACATTCTGTTGGGCCTGCTGGTTGCGCACTCGGCCGCAAACTTCCCATCGCTTGCCGGGATCATCCTCAACGGCGGATTCGAACCGCCCGCCCTGATCGAACGCCTGGTGCGCGACCTGAACTTGAACATCCCGATCATCAAGACGTCGTATGGGACCTTCAAGTCGGCGAACCTGACCGCCGCCGTGCGCGGACGCGTCTCAAACGACTCCCAGCGCAAGAAGGATCTGGCGCTCAACCTCTTCGAACAATTCGTTGACGGGCGCGCGCTTCTCGACTCGTTGGCCGTCGAACGCCCGCCGGTAGTCACACCGCTGATGTTCGAATACGACCTACTGAGCAAGGCCCGCGCGGAGCGCAAGCGGATCGTGCTGCCCGAGGGCGGCGACGACCGCATTCTGCGGGCTGCCTCCACGCTGTTGCAGCGCCAGGTGGCGGACCTGATCATCTTGGGCAACGAGACGCAGATTCGGGGACGCGCCGCGGACCTGGGGCTGGACCTCTCGGCGGCGACGTTTATCGATCCCACCACCTCGCCGCTGCTCGAGGAATTCGCCAGCGTTTACACCGAGTTGCGCAAGCACAAGGGCATGACTGTCGATCGTGCACGCGAGATTGTTCCGGATGTGTCCTACTTCGGGACGCTCATGGTGCATTTGGGATACGCCGACGGTATGGTCTCGGGCGCCGCACACACCACCGCGCACACCATCAAGCCGAGCTTCGAAATAATCAAGACCGTCCCCGGAACGTCGGTGGTCTCGTCCGTATTTCTCATGTGCCTGGCGGATCGCGTTTTGGCCTACGGCGACTGTGCAGTCAACCCCGACCCCACTGCCGAGCAGCTCGCGGACATCGCAATTTCGTCGGCGGCCACCGCAAAGCAGTTCGGGATCGAACCGCGTATCGCGATGCTCTCGTACTCGACCGGCGAGTCCGGGCACGGGGCGGACGTCGACAAAGTGCGTGCGGCCACCGAGCTGGTCAAGGAGCGGCGCCCGGATCTGTCCGTGGAGGGCCCGATTCAGTACGATGCCGCCGTCGACGCGTCGGTCGCAGCATCGAAGATGCCAGGGTCCGACGTGGCCGGGCGCGCGACCGTATTCGTCTTCCCCGACCTCAACACCGGAAACAACACGTACAAGGCCGTGCAGCGGTCATCGGGCGCGATCGCCATCGGCCCGGTCCTGCAGGGCCTGCGCAAACCCGTCAATGACCTGTCGCGAGGCGCGCTGGTCCAGGACATCGTCAACACCGTCGCCATCACCGCCATTCAGGCGCAATCCTCCAGGAGTAACCAATCGTGA
- a CDS encoding phosphoketolase family protein, with amino-acid sequence MAQVTDDTLRQIDRWWRAANYLSVGQIYLLDNPLLERPLTRDDVKPRLLGHWGTTPGLNFLYAHLNRVIAERRQETIFITGPGHGGPGLVASSYLDGTYTQTYPDITNDAEGLRRLMRQFSFPGGIPSHVAPETPGSIHEGGELGYSLAHAYGAAFDNPDLLVAAVVGDGEAETGPLATSWHSNKFLNPVHDGVVLPILHLNGYKIANPTVLARIPDEELAALMVGYGHEPHLFVAGFDDEDRLSIHRRFAALLDDVLDKIAAIKHAAQHGDKTRPRWPMIVFKTPKGWTCPKVIDGKVTEGSWRAHQVPLPSARDTAEHLAILDEWLRSYHAEELFDRNGRISADISALAPAGNLRMSANPHANGGLVLKDLRLPDFRDFAVEVPAPGATVREATKVLGRWLAAVIELNPDNFRIFGPDETASNRLQDVYRVTDKVWEAQFVSPQVDEHLARAGRVVEMLSEHQCQGWLEGYLLTGRHGMFNCYEAFIHIIDAMFNQHAKWLKVTNHIPWRRPIASLNYLLSSHVWRQDHNGFSHQDPGFIDHVVNKKAEVVRVYLPPDANTLLSTYDHCLRSRQYVNVVVAGKQPAPNWLTMEQAVAHCTRGLGIWEWAGTEVPGHDPDVVLAAAGDVPTLEVLAAADLLRTHVPDLRVRVVNVVDLMRLQDPQEHPHGLPDSDFDTIFTANRPVIFAYHGYPWLIHRLTYRRSGHDNIHVRGYKEEGTTTTPFDMVMLNDLDRYRLVIDVIDRVPQLTSRYAGLRQQMLDARVTAREYTRAHGEDIPEVRDWVWPDARGARAGDDLRGISATSATGGDNE; translated from the coding sequence ATGGCTCAGGTCACCGACGACACTCTGCGCCAGATTGACCGCTGGTGGCGCGCCGCAAACTACCTGTCGGTCGGACAGATTTACCTGCTCGATAACCCGCTCCTGGAACGGCCGTTGACCAGGGATGACGTAAAACCGCGCCTGCTCGGCCACTGGGGAACCACCCCGGGGTTGAACTTCCTGTACGCGCACCTGAACAGGGTGATCGCCGAACGGCGGCAAGAAACGATTTTCATCACCGGCCCCGGGCACGGCGGTCCCGGCCTGGTCGCCAGCTCCTATCTCGACGGCACCTACACCCAGACCTACCCCGACATCACGAACGACGCCGAGGGCCTGCGCCGACTCATGCGCCAGTTTTCGTTCCCGGGCGGCATTCCCAGCCACGTCGCTCCCGAAACCCCCGGTTCGATCCACGAGGGCGGTGAACTCGGATACTCGCTCGCCCACGCCTACGGCGCAGCATTCGACAACCCCGACCTGCTCGTAGCCGCGGTCGTGGGCGACGGCGAGGCCGAAACGGGGCCGCTGGCCACGAGCTGGCACTCGAATAAGTTCCTCAATCCCGTCCACGACGGGGTGGTCTTGCCGATCCTGCACCTCAACGGCTACAAGATCGCGAACCCGACCGTGCTGGCGCGCATCCCGGATGAGGAATTGGCCGCGCTCATGGTCGGCTACGGGCATGAGCCGCACCTTTTTGTGGCGGGATTCGATGACGAGGACCGCCTCTCCATCCACCGCCGTTTCGCGGCGCTGCTAGATGACGTGCTCGACAAAATCGCCGCGATCAAGCACGCGGCCCAGCACGGCGACAAGACCCGACCGCGCTGGCCGATGATCGTCTTCAAGACGCCCAAGGGTTGGACGTGCCCGAAGGTCATCGACGGCAAGGTCACGGAAGGTTCCTGGCGCGCGCACCAAGTCCCCCTGCCAAGCGCGCGCGACACCGCGGAACACCTGGCGATCTTGGACGAATGGCTACGTTCCTACCACGCCGAAGAGCTATTCGACCGCAACGGCCGCATATCCGCTGACATCTCCGCGTTGGCTCCCGCGGGCAATCTGCGTATGAGCGCGAACCCGCACGCGAACGGCGGCCTCGTCCTCAAAGATTTGCGCCTGCCCGATTTTCGTGATTTCGCCGTCGAAGTGCCCGCCCCCGGGGCGACCGTGCGCGAAGCGACCAAGGTATTGGGTCGGTGGCTGGCCGCCGTCATCGAGCTCAACCCCGACAATTTCCGCATCTTCGGACCCGATGAAACCGCCTCGAATCGGCTGCAGGACGTCTACCGCGTCACCGACAAGGTATGGGAGGCGCAATTCGTCTCCCCGCAGGTCGATGAGCATCTGGCGCGCGCGGGGCGAGTGGTCGAGATGCTATCCGAGCACCAGTGCCAAGGATGGCTGGAGGGGTACCTTCTCACCGGGCGCCACGGCATGTTTAACTGCTACGAAGCCTTCATCCACATCATCGACGCGATGTTCAATCAGCACGCCAAGTGGCTGAAGGTTACCAACCACATTCCGTGGCGCCGCCCCATCGCCAGCCTCAACTACCTGCTATCGAGTCACGTGTGGCGCCAGGACCACAATGGCTTCAGCCACCAGGACCCCGGTTTCATCGACCACGTCGTCAACAAGAAGGCCGAAGTGGTCCGCGTCTACCTACCCCCCGATGCGAACACGCTGCTGAGCACGTACGACCACTGCCTGCGATCCCGCCAGTACGTCAACGTCGTGGTCGCCGGCAAGCAACCCGCGCCGAACTGGCTCACGATGGAGCAGGCCGTGGCGCATTGCACCCGCGGTCTGGGCATCTGGGAATGGGCGGGAACCGAGGTGCCGGGTCACGATCCCGATGTCGTTTTGGCGGCCGCGGGCGACGTCCCGACCCTCGAAGTGCTGGCGGCGGCCGATTTGCTGCGCACCCACGTTCCTGACCTGCGCGTGCGCGTGGTGAACGTCGTTGATCTGATGCGGCTGCAGGACCCGCAAGAACACCCGCATGGACTACCCGACAGCGACTTCGATACCATCTTCACGGCTAATCGTCCCGTGATATTCGCGTACCACGGGTACCCGTGGTTGATCCACCGTCTAACCTACCGCCGTAGCGGCCACGACAACATCCACGTGCGTGGCTACAAGGAGGAAGGAACGACAACAACACCGTTCGACATGGTCATGCTCAATGACCTGGACCGGTACAGGCTCGTGATCGATGTCATCGACCGCGTGCCGCAACTGACATCGCGCTACGCCGGCCTGCGCCAGCAGATGCTCGATGCCCGCGTCACAGCCCGGGAGTACACGCGTGCTCACGGGGAAGACATACCCGAGGTTCGGGATTGGGTGTGGCCGGACGCAAGAGGCGCCCGGGCCGGGGACGATCTCCGCGGTATTTCCGCCACATCCGCTACAGGAGGCGACAACGAGTGA
- a CDS encoding SURF1 family protein, with amino-acid sequence MIESRTAAQPPDRLRFVRTAGQPRLLALLLVVVLIAAACFALGRWQFHRAFERSQLAQHLADTGGDVAGARAIGDTLAPQQKFPGDLVGTTVTATGTFEPRRFYVEGRAVGGKVGYVVMAGLRISDDGVGGASWAGLSGQPVLPVALGWAATLAEATAAQPPTGPVSVVAYLQGGEQAGQAPNADGVIDSISSTLLLGQWGGPIYSAYGVLLDSTPAAAVGLTPLPRPQLDGGEDQANMRNLFYAIEWWVFGGFAVALWIRVVRDESRAGSAAPTLDDVIARGAA; translated from the coding sequence GTGATCGAATCCCGCACCGCAGCGCAGCCGCCGGACCGACTCCGCTTTGTGCGCACGGCGGGGCAGCCTCGTCTCCTTGCGTTACTGCTTGTCGTGGTGCTGATTGCGGCCGCCTGCTTCGCTCTGGGGCGCTGGCAGTTTCATCGCGCCTTCGAACGCTCGCAGCTGGCCCAGCACCTCGCGGATACCGGCGGCGACGTGGCAGGCGCCAGGGCGATCGGCGACACCTTGGCACCGCAGCAGAAGTTCCCGGGAGACTTGGTCGGGACCACGGTGACGGCGACCGGGACCTTTGAACCACGGCGCTTCTACGTCGAGGGCCGGGCGGTTGGTGGCAAGGTCGGCTACGTGGTGATGGCGGGCCTGCGCATCAGCGACGATGGGGTCGGTGGTGCGTCCTGGGCGGGCTTGAGCGGCCAACCGGTGCTTCCCGTCGCGTTGGGGTGGGCCGCGACGCTCGCCGAGGCCACGGCGGCCCAGCCGCCCACCGGACCTGTCAGCGTGGTCGCGTACCTGCAGGGCGGGGAGCAGGCGGGGCAGGCTCCGAACGCGGACGGCGTCATCGATTCGATCAGCTCGACCTTGCTCCTGGGGCAGTGGGGCGGGCCGATCTACTCGGCCTACGGCGTGCTGCTCGATTCGACCCCCGCCGCGGCGGTGGGGCTGACACCCCTGCCGCGCCCGCAACTCGACGGCGGCGAGGACCAGGCCAACATGAGGAACCTGTTCTACGCGATCGAGTGGTGGGTCTTTGGCGGGTTCGCCGTTGCGCTGTGGATCCGGGTGGTGCGCGACGAATCGCGTGCGGGATCGGCGGCGCCGACCCTCGACGACGTGATTGCGCGCGGCGCGGCCTAG
- a CDS encoding CAP domain-containing protein: protein MGIASRPGGVARARLVSLLCAVALGLACIVPTSAAAAVSADSGRAALVKKLNSLRESRGIKKLRSNSKLDQVAQRWAQKMSAKDKLEHNPSLRTQIPAGWRSFGENVGWAIGFKSNPAQIHRGWVQSPPHYQNMVNASFTDVGIGYYEVDGIGAYAVQVFGTYPTRTAAVPSLKKISRKTARARIKVKIRITGKNLTKVTRVTVGKKRARIVKRKGTLLVVTVTVAKPTKAYVRLHWSGGATPKSARSAIRFR, encoded by the coding sequence ATGGGCATCGCATCGCGTCCTGGCGGCGTCGCACGGGCGCGCCTCGTTTCTTTGCTTTGTGCCGTGGCGCTTGGGTTGGCTTGCATAGTTCCGACGAGCGCCGCCGCCGCCGTTTCGGCCGATTCCGGGCGCGCCGCTTTGGTGAAGAAGCTGAACTCCCTGCGGGAGTCGCGGGGGATCAAGAAGCTGCGAAGCAACTCGAAACTCGACCAGGTCGCCCAGCGGTGGGCCCAGAAGATGTCGGCGAAGGACAAGCTGGAACACAACCCGTCCTTGCGAACCCAGATCCCTGCGGGATGGCGATCATTCGGCGAGAACGTCGGCTGGGCCATCGGATTCAAGTCCAATCCGGCGCAGATTCACCGTGGGTGGGTCCAATCGCCGCCGCACTACCAGAACATGGTCAACGCCAGCTTCACCGACGTCGGAATCGGCTACTACGAGGTCGACGGAATCGGCGCCTACGCCGTGCAGGTGTTCGGGACGTACCCGACAAGGACCGCCGCTGTTCCCAGCCTGAAAAAAATATCGCGCAAGACCGCCAGGGCCAGGATCAAGGTCAAGATCAGAATCACGGGCAAGAATCTCACCAAGGTCACACGGGTCACGGTCGGCAAGAAGCGCGCCAGGATCGTCAAGCGGAAAGGGACGCTGCTGGTCGTGACGGTCACGGTTGCGAAACCAACGAAGGCGTATGTGCGCTTGCACTGGTCCGGGGGCGCGACCCCGAAGTCCGCGCGCAGCGCTATCAGGTTCCGATAG
- a CDS encoding DUF3817 domain-containing protein, which yields MTEPSDTSATGTPTSDPADLAKAQAVIAAARGATTRYRVMAWITGVMLLALCVEMILKYLMHADVSAIAWIPYAHGWIFVVYLVTVFDLWTKMRWSLGRLATMVFSGVVPVMSFVVEARVHRDAAAKADAAQRVIAGRS from the coding sequence ATGACCGAACCCAGTGACACTTCAGCCACCGGAACACCGACCAGCGATCCCGCGGACCTGGCCAAGGCGCAGGCCGTGATCGCGGCGGCGCGCGGGGCCACGACGCGTTATCGCGTCATGGCGTGGATCACCGGCGTCATGCTGCTGGCATTGTGCGTCGAGATGATCCTCAAGTACCTGATGCACGCGGACGTTTCCGCGATCGCGTGGATCCCGTACGCCCACGGTTGGATCTTCGTTGTGTATCTGGTAACCGTATTCGACCTGTGGACAAAAATGAGGTGGTCGCTGGGGCGCCTCGCGACCATGGTTTTTTCCGGGGTGGTCCCGGTCATGAGCTTCGTGGTCGAAGCGCGAGTGCACCGCGACGCGGCCGCGAAAGCGGATGCCGCGCAACGCGTGATAGCGGGCCGGTCGTAA
- the guaA gene encoding glutamine-hydrolyzing GMP synthase, which produces MTQTAPSQPRPVLVIDFGAQYAQLIARRVREANVYSEIVPHTASVADIMAKNPAAIILSGGPSSVYADGAPTVDPALFEQGVPVLGICYGFQAMAAALGGTVAQTGLREYGRTPVGVCEAGVLLAGSPAQQPTWMSHGDAVHAAPAGFTVLASSQGAPVAAFEDDTRRLYGVQWHPEVKHSPFGQDTLTNFLYKGAGLSPDWTPGNVIADQVAAIRAQVGSSRVICGLSGGVDSSVAAALVQRAVGDQLTCVFVDHGLLRQGEAEQVEKDFVAAIGVKLVVVDAKQRFLDVLAGVTEPETKRKIIGREFIRVFEDAARDIVADAGQGGDVKFLVQGTLYPDVVESGGGEGAANIKSHHNVGGLPDDLQFELVEPLRTLFKDEVRAVGIELGVPEDIVWRQPFPGPGLGIRIIGEVTADRLDILRAADAIAREELTKAGLDRDIWQCPVVLLADVRSVGVQGDGRTYGHPIVLRPVSSEDAMTADWSRLPYDLLAEISNRITNEVSDVNRVVLDVTSKPPGTIEWE; this is translated from the coding sequence GTGACTCAAACAGCACCTTCCCAGCCGCGACCGGTCCTGGTCATCGACTTCGGAGCGCAATACGCGCAGTTGATAGCCCGCAGGGTCCGTGAGGCCAACGTCTACTCCGAAATCGTGCCGCACACGGCGAGCGTTGCGGACATTATGGCGAAGAACCCGGCGGCGATCATTCTTTCCGGCGGGCCGTCCTCCGTGTATGCGGACGGTGCCCCGACCGTCGATCCGGCGCTCTTCGAGCAGGGCGTGCCGGTGCTCGGCATCTGCTACGGGTTCCAGGCGATGGCCGCGGCGCTCGGCGGCACGGTGGCGCAGACCGGACTGCGCGAATACGGGCGCACCCCGGTGGGTGTGTGCGAGGCCGGCGTCCTGCTGGCGGGAAGCCCCGCGCAGCAGCCGACCTGGATGAGCCACGGCGACGCCGTGCACGCGGCGCCTGCGGGATTCACCGTGCTTGCGTCTTCGCAGGGTGCGCCGGTTGCCGCGTTCGAGGACGACACCCGGCGGCTCTACGGCGTGCAGTGGCACCCCGAGGTGAAGCACTCCCCGTTCGGGCAGGACACTCTCACCAATTTCCTTTACAAGGGTGCGGGGTTGAGCCCTGACTGGACCCCCGGGAACGTCATCGCCGATCAGGTCGCCGCGATCAGGGCCCAGGTGGGCTCGTCCCGCGTCATTTGCGGGCTGTCTGGCGGCGTAGATTCCTCCGTCGCGGCGGCGCTGGTGCAGCGCGCGGTCGGCGACCAGCTGACGTGCGTGTTTGTCGATCACGGGTTATTGCGCCAGGGCGAGGCCGAGCAGGTGGAAAAGGACTTCGTCGCAGCCATCGGCGTGAAACTGGTCGTTGTCGACGCCAAGCAGAGATTCTTGGATGTGCTCGCGGGGGTTACCGAACCCGAGACCAAGCGCAAGATCATTGGCCGCGAATTCATTCGCGTATTCGAGGACGCAGCGCGCGATATCGTGGCCGATGCAGGCCAGGGCGGCGACGTGAAGTTCCTGGTGCAGGGGACGCTGTACCCCGACGTCGTGGAATCCGGCGGCGGTGAGGGAGCGGCAAACATCAAGAGCCACCACAACGTGGGCGGCCTGCCCGATGACTTGCAGTTCGAGCTGGTCGAACCGCTGCGCACCCTGTTCAAGGATGAGGTTCGTGCGGTGGGCATCGAATTGGGTGTGCCCGAGGACATCGTTTGGCGCCAGCCCTTCCCGGGGCCCGGATTGGGAATCCGGATCATCGGCGAGGTCACGGCCGACCGGCTCGACATCTTGCGTGCTGCCGATGCCATTGCCCGCGAGGAATTGACGAAGGCGGGCCTGGACCGCGACATTTGGCAGTGCCCGGTGGTTCTGCTGGCCGATGTGCGCAGCGTCGGCGTGCAGGGCGACGGGCGCACCTACGGGCATCCGATCGTGCTGCGGCCCGTGTCCAGCGAGGACGCGATGACCGCGGACTGGTCCCGGCTCCCTTACGACTTGCTTGCAGAAATCTCGAACAGGATCACTAACGAGGTGAGCGACGTCAACCGCGTCGTACTGGATGTCACCAGCAAGCCGCCGGGCACGATCGAGTGGGAATAG
- a CDS encoding PspC domain-containing protein, translating to MNTNQTGPGSTGGFFAAIRDMKIERSDDRWIAGVASGIGARWNLDPALARAIALVVVIFTGIGPLAYAVAWALLPDARSGRILAEELLAGKWDNAYIGVLAVPAVGLLWGGGWAVTGLPGQPWAWPFGFASTVLSVAIVAGTAVFIVNSVQRARAARQGYASSPHAQGPGPGTRWPSAAPTAAGAYPTATAPTFATSAPPPQQQPPASADPTARAATGRTPAAPPAAPDGPQYGPPAPPAAPVPPATVKAPKPRWRRVPGAVVAGVIGVMLIAVAAVIGAHQQGVISGDIVAIAAGTVLVIAGLTMLIAGLTGRKTSGLGWVIVLVLIVAGPLSGWGQVRAGMEQARVTTFASSSYSPAHTGDVAGGFVFVASEGTVDLRDVDFGTETATTVPVRVVMSNVTILVPPGIAASLAGKTTMSDVVWESAAGEDDFLDADLSHGGTVTTPTAQAGSPVRLRIDISSTMSNITIKEKK from the coding sequence ATGAACACGAACCAGACAGGCCCCGGTTCGACCGGCGGCTTCTTCGCGGCCATACGCGACATGAAAATCGAAAGGTCCGACGATCGCTGGATCGCCGGGGTCGCATCGGGCATCGGCGCCCGCTGGAACCTTGACCCGGCGCTGGCGCGCGCCATCGCGCTCGTCGTGGTGATCTTTACCGGTATAGGCCCCCTGGCATACGCGGTGGCGTGGGCCCTGCTGCCCGATGCCCGCAGCGGCCGGATCTTGGCCGAAGAACTGCTGGCCGGGAAATGGGACAACGCCTACATCGGCGTCCTTGCGGTACCCGCGGTGGGTCTTTTGTGGGGCGGCGGATGGGCCGTGACGGGGCTGCCGGGGCAGCCCTGGGCCTGGCCCTTCGGGTTCGCGAGCACGGTGCTGTCCGTCGCGATCGTCGCGGGAACCGCCGTGTTCATCGTCAACAGCGTCCAGCGTGCCCGCGCGGCGCGCCAGGGCTACGCCAGCTCGCCCCATGCGCAAGGACCCGGCCCGGGAACGCGATGGCCATCCGCCGCGCCCACCGCGGCGGGCGCATATCCAACCGCAACCGCCCCGACATTCGCGACGAGTGCCCCGCCGCCGCAGCAGCAGCCCCCCGCAAGCGCCGACCCCACCGCGCGGGCCGCCACCGGCCGCACTCCTGCTGCGCCCCCGGCCGCGCCCGACGGTCCGCAATACGGCCCACCCGCGCCCCCGGCCGCACCCGTCCCCCCGGCGACGGTGAAGGCACCCAAGCCGCGGTGGCGGCGGGTACCGGGCGCGGTAGTCGCAGGCGTCATCGGTGTGATGTTGATCGCCGTGGCCGCCGTGATCGGAGCGCACCAGCAGGGAGTCATTTCCGGTGACATCGTAGCGATCGCCGCCGGGACCGTGCTTGTCATCGCCGGACTGACGATGTTGATCGCCGGATTGACCGGCCGCAAGACCAGCGGTTTGGGGTGGGTGATTGTGCTCGTTCTCATTGTTGCCGGGCCGCTATCGGGTTGGGGTCAGGTGCGCGCGGGCATGGAACAAGCGCGGGTGACGACCTTCGCATCCAGTTCGTACTCGCCGGCACACACCGGCGATGTGGCGGGCGGATTTGTGTTCGTCGCCAGCGAGGGCACCGTAGATCTGCGGGACGTCGATTTCGGCACCGAGACCGCGACAACCGTGCCCGTGCGGGTGGTCATGTCCAACGTCACGATCCTTGTCCCACCAGGGATCGCTGCATCACTTGCCGGCAAAACGACCATGAGCGACGTCGTGTGGGAATCCGCCGCAGGCGAAGACGATTTCCTTGACGCCGACCTTTCGCACGGAGGCACGGTGACCACCCCGACCGCGCAGGCAGGAAGCCCCGTGCGCCTGCGCATCGATATCTCGTCAACGATGAGCAACATTACGATCAAGGAAAAGAAATGA
- a CDS encoding ATP-binding protein: protein MPVQSSPKAPTTRLPLRRIERGRIAAGVCRGLAAHLDQPVQRIRLAMIGLAVFGGVGVVLYLFLWLTVPVGDPALDARQGADLQRARGARELVERVAASRWQGVSVANAAVGVLLVVIAVMLIGRPVPERLAQWLLPVFIVAAGALLTWSQLDQSQRQRFLGNTDAATGRWGAVRFVAGIALVIAGVLAFVGRGSSPAVALGGAVAAIAVLAGVALVLAPWWLRLLRDLAQERAARERADERADIAAHLHDSVLQTLALIQRNAGDGVLVGKLARTQERELRGWLYRDEAPSGTSVAAEIRGVCEEIEDEFAVAVDLVTVGDTAPDARSGALLQATGEALKNAVRHGKPPVTVYFEAAPTHLEVSVQDRGEGFDVDAIAQDRFGVRQSIVGRIERRGGNVLIRQRGDGGTEVRMSIPRGEEAEGE, encoded by the coding sequence GTGCCCGTTCAATCCTCCCCAAAGGCGCCTACGACCAGGCTGCCGCTGCGCCGCATCGAGCGCGGCCGCATTGCGGCGGGCGTGTGCCGGGGGCTGGCGGCGCACCTGGATCAACCCGTCCAACGCATTCGGTTGGCGATGATCGGCCTTGCGGTCTTCGGCGGCGTCGGCGTGGTCCTGTACCTGTTCTTGTGGTTGACGGTGCCGGTCGGGGACCCCGCACTGGACGCGCGGCAGGGCGCCGATCTTCAGCGCGCCCGCGGCGCACGCGAACTCGTTGAGCGAGTCGCCGCGAGCCGGTGGCAGGGAGTGTCTGTCGCGAATGCTGCCGTCGGGGTGCTGCTGGTCGTTATCGCGGTCATGCTCATCGGGCGCCCCGTTCCCGAACGCTTGGCGCAGTGGCTGCTGCCCGTCTTCATCGTCGCCGCGGGGGCATTGCTGACATGGTCACAGCTTGACCAGAGCCAGCGTCAGCGATTCTTGGGGAATACGGATGCGGCAACCGGCAGGTGGGGCGCGGTCAGGTTCGTCGCGGGGATTGCCCTAGTCATCGCCGGGGTGCTTGCCTTCGTTGGGCGGGGATCTAGCCCCGCCGTCGCCCTCGGCGGCGCGGTGGCGGCGATCGCGGTGTTGGCGGGCGTGGCCTTGGTGCTTGCGCCCTGGTGGCTGCGCCTGCTCAGGGATCTGGCCCAGGAGCGCGCCGCCCGCGAACGCGCCGACGAGAGGGCGGACATCGCGGCCCACCTGCATGATTCGGTACTACAGACCCTTGCACTGATACAGCGGAATGCGGGGGACGGGGTGCTCGTCGGTAAACTAGCGCGGACCCAGGAACGCGAACTGCGCGGCTGGCTTTACCGCGATGAGGCCCCGAGCGGCACGTCGGTGGCCGCAGAAATCCGCGGCGTATGTGAGGAAATCGAGGACGAGTTCGCCGTCGCCGTTGACCTGGTCACCGTGGGGGACACGGCTCCGGACGCACGCAGCGGCGCCCTGCTGCAGGCGACCGGGGAGGCGCTGAAGAACGCCGTGCGGCACGGCAAACCCCCGGTCACCGTGTATTTTGAGGCCGCCCCCACCCACCTCGAGGTGTCGGTGCAAGATCGCGGTGAGGGATTCGACGTGGATGCCATTGCGCAGGACCGCTTTGGCGTGCGGCAATCGATCGTGGGGCGCATTGAGCGGCGCGGTGGCAACGTTCTCATAAGACAACGCGGGGATGGGGGAACTGAGGTGCGGATGAGTATTCCGCGGGGCGAGGAGGCCGAAGGTGAGTGA